In Lentilactobacillus sp. SPB1-3, the sequence GGCTTGAAAGCTTTGAGAAATGCTGATGAAGTTTCAGCTTTACGTGGTGTTTCAGCCCAACATTTAGCTGAATAAGGAGGTTATTGTAATGGCTCAATTAAAGGTTACATTAATTCGTAGTGCTGCACATCGCCTCCCAAAGCAACGTAAAATTGTGAAGGCTCTTGGATTAAACAGAGTTAACAGCTCAGTTGTAAAGCCCGACAATGAAGCAACTCGGGGTGCACTTTTCCAAATTGCACACTTAATTGATGTAGAAGAAGTTAAAGATTAATTATTATTTTGTAAGGAGGTGCTAATTTCATGGAAATGAACGAATTGAAAGCCGCTGAAGGTTCTCGTTCACTACGTACTCGTAAGGGACGTGGTCGTTCAGCTGGTAAGGGTAAGACTGCTGGTCGTGGCCAAAAAGGTCAAAAGGCTCGTAGTAAGACACGTATC encodes:
- the rpmD gene encoding 50S ribosomal protein L30, encoding MAQLKVTLIRSAAHRLPKQRKIVKALGLNRVNSSVVKPDNEATRGALFQIAHLIDVEEVKD